Proteins encoded within one genomic window of uncultured Draconibacterium sp.:
- a CDS encoding histidine kinase has translation MRKRVIINWLVAIVISILIGLGVTVLMGGSLKMPFMQFIWNAGYSLSIGLPLFASGYLFHKFEKRYIDWINLPKISILRALLMHLVYSSLVIWIFNWFWFIYVMGREWSSFFKYNSGTIITEYIIFIIIASIMYAISFFKAWRNEVQQKEEVKRESLALKYKVLQDQINPHFLFNSLNVLGSLIDIDVEKAKQFTRELSKFYRDVLQFKDLDIISLKEEIDFVTKYIYLQQIRFGEALQVDIIANEKVDGKVIPLSVQALVENAIKHNEISKANPLKIVVAISDDYELVVENNLQLKTQTEDSSKTGLKNLSGRYEYLTGKQMIVSKNGGYFRVSVPLIRVEGERD, from the coding sequence ATGCGTAAACGCGTAATCATAAACTGGCTGGTAGCTATTGTAATTTCTATTCTCATTGGGCTGGGAGTGACTGTTTTAATGGGAGGTTCGTTAAAAATGCCCTTTATGCAGTTTATCTGGAATGCCGGTTATTCATTGAGCATAGGACTTCCTTTATTTGCAAGCGGCTACCTGTTTCACAAGTTCGAAAAACGTTATATCGACTGGATAAACCTGCCAAAAATAAGCATATTACGTGCGTTGCTCATGCATCTTGTATATTCAAGTTTAGTAATCTGGATCTTCAACTGGTTCTGGTTTATTTATGTAATGGGCCGCGAATGGTCATCGTTTTTTAAATACAACAGCGGAACCATCATTACGGAGTATATTATTTTTATAATTATTGCATCAATTATGTATGCCATTTCGTTTTTTAAAGCATGGCGTAACGAGGTGCAACAAAAGGAAGAGGTAAAGCGCGAATCGCTGGCGTTGAAATACAAAGTGCTGCAAGACCAGATTAATCCGCATTTTCTTTTTAATAGTTTGAATGTGTTAGGCAGCCTCATCGATATTGATGTGGAAAAAGCGAAACAGTTTACACGCGAACTCTCGAAATTTTACCGCGATGTACTACAATTTAAAGATCTCGATATTATTTCATTAAAAGAAGAGATAGATTTTGTGACTAAATACATTTACCTACAGCAAATTCGTTTTGGCGAAGCGCTGCAGGTTGATATTATTGCCAACGAAAAGGTGGATGGGAAAGTTATTCCGCTGTCGGTACAGGCATTGGTAGAAAATGCGATTAAACACAACGAAATATCAAAGGCTAATCCGCTAAAGATTGTGGTGGCTATTTCCGACGATTACGAGTTGGTTGTTGAGAATAACCTTCAGCTAAAAACACAAACGGAAGATAGCAGCAAAACAGGCCTTAAAAACCTGTCCGGACGTTATGAATACCTTACCGGAAAGCAAATGATAGTATCGAAGAACGGTGGTTACTTTAGGGTGAGCGTTCCTTTGATAAGGGTTGAAGGAGAAAGGGACTGA
- a CDS encoding LytTR family DNA-binding domain-containing protein, producing the protein MKILIVEDEPLAAAQLAAHISALQPEAQILAVCDTVKATVNWLQNNEAPDVAFFDIQLGDGLSFEIFEQTNFNQPVIFTTAYDDYAIRAFKVNSVDYLLKPIERIELKKALDKFKQLTQPDKSSFTPDILHEVMASLKKKNYKERFLVKVGTHLRVIETAEVLYFYSFEKGTYAKLSDGKDYLLDQSLELVEAMVDPNVFFRINRKYLVALKSISDVIAYSNSRLKLKVQYANDDDFLVAREKVKSFKGWLEGGA; encoded by the coding sequence ATGAAAATACTAATAGTAGAAGACGAACCATTGGCAGCGGCACAGCTGGCTGCTCATATTTCAGCCTTGCAACCCGAGGCACAAATTTTAGCTGTTTGCGATACAGTGAAAGCTACGGTTAACTGGTTGCAAAATAACGAAGCGCCTGATGTGGCGTTTTTTGACATTCAGCTGGGCGACGGACTGAGTTTTGAAATCTTTGAACAGACAAACTTTAATCAGCCCGTAATTTTTACAACGGCTTACGACGATTATGCCATACGGGCTTTTAAAGTAAACAGTGTGGATTATTTGTTGAAACCCATTGAACGCATAGAGCTAAAAAAAGCACTGGATAAGTTTAAACAGCTAACCCAACCGGACAAATCTTCTTTTACTCCCGATATACTGCACGAAGTTATGGCCTCGCTGAAAAAGAAAAACTACAAAGAGCGTTTTTTGGTGAAAGTGGGTACGCACCTTCGGGTGATTGAAACTGCCGAAGTGCTGTATTTCTATAGTTTTGAGAAAGGTACCTACGCCAAACTTTCAGATGGGAAAGATTACCTGCTCGACCAGAGCCTGGAACTGGTGGAAGCGATGGTAGATCCGAATGTGTTTTTCCGTATTAACCGTAAATATTTGGTGGCTTTAAAAAGTATCAGCGATGTTATTGCTTACAGTAACTCGCGTTTAAAACTAAAGGTGCAATATGCCAACGACGATGATTTCCTGGTGGCCCGCGAGAAGGTAAAAAGCTTTAAGGGTTGGCTGGAAGGTGGTGCTTAG